From the genome of Spirosomataceae bacterium TFI 002, one region includes:
- a CDS encoding RNA polymerase sigma-70 factor, ECF subfamily, with amino-acid sequence MGHTTDISDEELVKHYVASQKNIYFEELYERYSQKVYRKCYSFVLDKSKAEDLTHDIFIKVVTKIGTFKENARFSTWLYSITYNYCLDSLRKVKRAKEQALEDNMEFVEEQVDTEMLSMQSKGLQKSLSQISPEERSMLLMKYQDEFSIREISESMNLSESAVKMRLLRTKEKVKKLYLENVTVLLLIMVKFLMFLKK; translated from the coding sequence TTGGGACATACCACGGATATATCTGATGAAGAATTGGTAAAGCACTACGTTGCCTCTCAAAAAAACATTTACTTTGAGGAGCTATACGAAAGATATTCACAAAAAGTATACCGAAAGTGTTACTCTTTTGTTTTGGACAAGTCTAAAGCAGAGGATCTCACGCATGACATCTTCATAAAGGTCGTGACCAAGATCGGTACATTCAAAGAAAATGCTCGTTTCAGTACATGGCTTTACTCCATAACATATAATTATTGTTTGGATAGTTTAAGAAAAGTAAAACGAGCCAAAGAGCAAGCACTTGAAGACAACATGGAGTTTGTGGAAGAGCAAGTAGATACCGAAATGCTTTCTATGCAAAGCAAAGGGCTACAAAAGAGCTTATCGCAAATCTCACCGGAAGAAAGAAGCATGCTATTAATGAAGTACCAAGATGAATTCAGTATCAGAGAGATTTCTGAATCCATGAACCTTTCGGAGAGTGCTGTAAAGATGAGGCTGTTAAGAACCAAAGAAAAGGTTAAAAAACTATACCTCGAAAACGTTACAGTGTTACTCTTAATAATGGTGAAATTTTTAATGTTCTTGAAAAAATGA
- a CDS encoding SCP-2 sterol transfer family protein, with protein sequence MTSKEFLERIPGKVDPTEYKDLNTALHFDLKTEQYTISVVNGVAKLEEGLQGESEVTLKATESDFAKIAAGEMNPMTAMMFGKLKVSNPAAMMKYAKMLGLM encoded by the coding sequence ATGACCTCAAAAGAATTTTTAGAGAGAATCCCAGGCAAAGTAGACCCTACTGAGTACAAAGACCTTAATACAGCACTTCATTTTGACTTAAAAACTGAACAATATACTATAAGTGTTGTAAATGGAGTTGCTAAACTTGAGGAAGGACTTCAAGGAGAATCAGAGGTGACATTAAAAGCAACTGAATCAGATTTTGCAAAAATCGCAGCTGGTGAAATGAACCCAATGACAGCTATGATGTTCGGGAAATTGAAGGTTTCTAACCCTGCCGCAATGATGAAATACGCCAAGATGCTTGGCCTCATGTAA
- a CDS encoding butyryl-CoA dehydrogenase — MANTYYSRKNIDFWLYDVHNAEALTELPNFVDHSKETFDMTLDSAAHIGDNNMFPYFTEMDRNQPELVNGEVTVHPKIKDFLKAAGEAGLIGADFSYDDGGAQIPSVIQGMVGHIFMSANNGMAYTGLTSGAARLIAAFGNDKLKETYVGKMLNGQWQGTMCLTEPQAGSSLSDITATATRTNEGHFLLKGQKIFISAGDHPACDNIVHLLIARIEGAPAGTKGISLFVVPKILENGTKNDVSNMGIYHKLGQRAVPAMHLGFGDNNACVAYLLGEENKGLSYMFQMMNEARIGVGLTGASIACGAYHAALEYAKERPQSRRLNNKAALDNPQIPIIQHPDVRRMLLFQKAAVEGSMSLLTEVGIYQDKAHAMEDPAEKSKYFQLLELLTPVAKTYPCESGVQVCSNAVQVFGGYGFTEDFPVEQYYRDIRITPIYEGTTGIQSLDLLGRKVLMGKGAAIKLLYNEIFDTIGLATNVEGLADYAGELKCELADLQLVTKHLAGVAQGGDVELFLSDANLYMEQFSLVVIGWQWLKMGLAAKQKMLVTSADDSDAMAFLESKIQTMKYFFHYELPKTMALSKRLMDSEVITVLKDTDLTFA; from the coding sequence ATGGCTAATACTTATTACTCTAGAAAAAATATTGATTTCTGGTTGTACGACGTACACAATGCAGAAGCTTTAACAGAACTTCCAAACTTTGTTGATCACAGTAAGGAAACCTTTGATATGACCTTGGATTCTGCAGCTCATATTGGGGACAACAATATGTTTCCATACTTTACTGAAATGGACAGAAACCAGCCAGAACTTGTAAATGGCGAAGTGACTGTTCATCCAAAAATCAAAGACTTCCTAAAAGCTGCTGGCGAAGCTGGCTTAATAGGTGCCGACTTTAGCTATGATGACGGAGGAGCACAAATCCCATCTGTAATACAAGGAATGGTAGGGCATATTTTCATGTCTGCAAACAACGGAATGGCATATACCGGTCTTACTTCTGGTGCAGCGAGATTGATTGCAGCTTTTGGAAATGATAAATTAAAAGAAACGTACGTTGGCAAAATGCTGAATGGTCAGTGGCAAGGAACAATGTGCCTAACTGAACCTCAGGCAGGTTCTTCACTTTCGGACATAACGGCTACTGCAACTAGAACAAATGAAGGCCATTTTTTACTGAAAGGACAAAAAATATTCATCTCAGCAGGTGATCACCCTGCATGTGATAACATTGTGCACCTCTTAATCGCAAGAATAGAGGGAGCCCCGGCAGGTACAAAGGGAATATCACTTTTTGTGGTTCCTAAGATCCTTGAAAACGGAACAAAGAACGATGTATCCAATATGGGCATCTATCACAAACTAGGCCAGAGGGCAGTTCCAGCTATGCACTTAGGGTTTGGAGATAATAATGCTTGCGTAGCCTACTTGCTAGGCGAAGAAAACAAAGGCTTGAGCTATATGTTCCAAATGATGAATGAAGCTCGTATTGGTGTTGGTCTTACAGGTGCATCTATTGCATGTGGTGCTTACCATGCTGCCTTAGAATATGCCAAAGAAAGACCTCAAAGTAGAAGACTGAATAACAAAGCGGCTCTTGATAATCCACAAATACCTATTATCCAGCATCCTGATGTGAGAAGAATGCTTCTGTTTCAAAAAGCAGCAGTGGAAGGCTCCATGTCTCTACTAACCGAAGTGGGTATTTATCAAGATAAAGCTCATGCAATGGAAGACCCTGCCGAAAAGAGCAAGTATTTCCAACTGCTAGAATTACTCACACCAGTTGCGAAGACCTACCCTTGTGAGTCAGGCGTACAGGTTTGTAGTAATGCAGTACAAGTATTTGGAGGTTATGGATTTACCGAAGACTTCCCTGTAGAACAATATTATAGAGATATCAGAATTACTCCTATTTACGAGGGTACTACTGGTATACAGTCACTTGACTTACTGGGCAGAAAAGTACTAATGGGAAAAGGTGCAGCAATCAAATTGTTGTATAACGAAATCTTTGATACCATTGGTCTTGCTACTAATGTAGAAGGACTAGCAGATTATGCTGGAGAACTGAAGTGTGAACTAGCAGATCTACAATTGGTAACTAAGCATTTGGCAGGCGTGGCACAAGGAGGAGACGTAGAGCTTTTCTTGTCGGACGCTAACTTGTACATGGAACAGTTTAGCCTCGTAGTAATTGGCTGGCAATGGCTTAAAATGGGTCTTGCAGCAAAACAAAAAATGCTCGTAACTTCTGCTGATGATTCTGATGCAATGGCATTTTTGGAATCAAAAATTCAGACAATGAAATATTTCTTCCATTACGAATTACCAAAAACAATGGCACTTAGTAAGAGACTGATGGATAGCGAAGTAATTACAGTTCTAAAAGATACAGATTTGACTTTTGCTTGA
- a CDS encoding Mechanosensitive ion channel gives MESISNILLETFRKLGEQFSEFSSNFVGALVILLVGWLAAKLSSNVLDKVLSKVGIDKVGEKLQEIDAVKKLHIEIKLSRIVSKVVYFFIFLIFIITAADKLGIPAISNLFAMIVEFIPNVITAAILMVLGLLLSDSVRKFVESLCKSFNIASGKLIGMGVFAFLFLITIITALGQSGINTELLESSFNILIAGIVLSFSIGYGFASKEILHNIVSSFYSKNKYKEGQTIEIDGVKGVIKSIDNTTITLETEDSITNFPLKVLQSDKVVVYK, from the coding sequence ATGGAGAGCATTAGCAATATTTTACTAGAAACTTTCAGAAAGTTAGGAGAGCAGTTTTCCGAATTCTCAAGCAATTTTGTTGGAGCATTGGTCATTCTTTTAGTTGGTTGGCTAGCAGCAAAACTATCTTCCAATGTGCTTGACAAGGTTTTGTCAAAGGTTGGAATCGATAAAGTTGGCGAAAAATTACAAGAAATAGATGCAGTTAAGAAACTACATATTGAAATCAAACTAAGTAGAATTGTATCTAAGGTTGTTTACTTTTTCATCTTTCTTATTTTTATAATAACCGCTGCAGATAAACTAGGCATTCCGGCAATATCGAATTTGTTTGCTATGATTGTTGAGTTTATTCCTAATGTAATCACGGCAGCTATTTTGATGGTGCTTGGTCTTTTGTTATCTGACTCAGTAAGGAAGTTTGTAGAGTCGCTATGTAAGTCATTTAACATAGCTTCGGGTAAGTTAATAGGCATGGGTGTTTTTGCGTTTCTATTCCTTATTACCATCATTACAGCTCTAGGACAGTCTGGAATTAATACGGAGCTTTTGGAGTCGAGTTTTAATATATTGATAGCAGGAATTGTGCTGTCTTTTTCGATTGGTTATGGTTTTGCCTCAAAAGAAATTTTACACAACATCGTTAGTTCTTTTTATTCCAAAAACAAGTATAAAGAAGGTCAAACCATTGAAATTGATGGAGTTAAAGGAGTAATAAAGTCTATTGATAACACTACCATCACATTGGAAACAGAAGACTCAATTACAAATTTTCCTTTAAAAGTGTTACAATCTGACAAGGTTGTCGTCTACAAATAA